In Roseibium algicola, the DNA window TGTCTTGAACGGATAGGCCGACCTGGTCCAGACTTGCCTCAACACCATCCGTTTGAGGCAAGAGGTCCATGCAGCTTCCAGATTTCATTCGAAAGTTTCCCGCTCTCGATGTTCCCTTTCCCGAGGACGTTGTCAGATCCTACGCAGTGCGCTCGGACGCCGGACTGGTCGTTTTTTTCGATTTCGTGAAGGACATGGTCCTGCCGCCGCATTCGCATCTGGCGCAATGGGGCACTGTCCTGAGCGGCGAGATCGAATTCACCATCGCTGGTGAAACTAGGACGATGGGGCCAGGCGCTATCTACGATATTCCCAGTGGGGCGGAGCACAGTGCGATCATCAAGGCGGGAACCAAGGTGATTGATGTCTTCGAGGAGCCTAACCGCTATCCGGTCAAGGGATAGCACTTCATACAGGCTCTGGTCGCTACCGCCTGCCATTAGGTTGCACCGGTTCAGGTCTGACGGCATTCGGGTAAGGATTGCAGTTACCCTTCCATCCCGATTGCGTTAGAGGAAGGTCACGACAGGTTGTCTGCGACGGAAAGGGCTGACACGTTGACCGCACATCATGCACCTGGTGAAGGCGCTCCGGGCAAGGATGGAACAGCTTTCGACCAGGAAGCATCCTGGCGGCGGCTGATGTCCGTCTTTGGCAGCATTGGTCTGCTGTCTTTCGGTGGTCCGGCCGCACAGATCGCGCTGATGCACCGCAAGCTGGTTGATGAGACCGGCTGGCTTTCGGAAAAAAGCTACGTCAACGCTCTCGGGTTCTGCATGTTGCTGCCGGGGCCGGAAGCCATGCAATTGGCGACATATTGTGGCTGGAAGCTGCGCGGCGTTGCCGGTGGCCTGCTGGCGGGCCTTCTGTTTGTCGTTCCCGGCGCACTCGCAATTTTCGCACTTGCCGCGGTTTACGGAACCTTCGGCAATGTGCCGCTGGTCAGTCAGCTGTTTCTGGGCATCAAGGCGGCCGTCCTGATCGTGGTTCTGGAGGCATTGCTGCGCCTTTCCAGACGTGCACTCACCATCAGGCGGCAATGGGTCATTGCAGCTCTGGCCTTTGTCGGAATTTTCTTTCTGGCTCTGCCGTTCCCGCTGATTGTTCTGGCCGCCGGGCTTTACGGTGCTGCGTTCAGCACTGCGCAGACTGAAAGCCACGGTGAGCCTGGTGTTGCGATTGGCAGGCCGATTGCGAAAACGCTCCGCACGGTGTTTCTCTGGGCCTTCATCTGGCTCGCGCCGCTGGCGCTGCTGGATCTGGCCGGCAGCGTGC includes these proteins:
- a CDS encoding cupin domain-containing protein, which codes for MQLPDFIRKFPALDVPFPEDVVRSYAVRSDAGLVVFFDFVKDMVLPPHSHLAQWGTVLSGEIEFTIAGETRTMGPGAIYDIPSGAEHSAIIKAGTKVIDVFEEPNRYPVKG
- the chrA gene encoding chromate efflux transporter; the encoded protein is MTAHHAPGEGAPGKDGTAFDQEASWRRLMSVFGSIGLLSFGGPAAQIALMHRKLVDETGWLSEKSYVNALGFCMLLPGPEAMQLATYCGWKLRGVAGGLLAGLLFVVPGALAIFALAAVYGTFGNVPLVSQLFLGIKAAVLIVVLEALLRLSRRALTIRRQWVIAALAFVGIFFLALPFPLIVLAAGLYGAAFSTAQTESHGEPGVAIGRPIAKTLRTVFLWAFIWLAPLALLDLAGSVPLLADIGWFFSKLAVVTFGGAYAVLAYMAQDVVAIHGWLSAGEMMDGLGLAETTPGPLILVTQFVGFLAAFHEGGLLLGLAGGLVALWATFAPCFLWIFAGAPYIEWISAQPRLKSALSAIVAAVVGVVLNLSVWFALHVFFEEVTATKWGVVTLWIPDLASLDWRVPVLAALCGLLLLRFHMGLIWVLLTAALGGVLLSQVG